The following proteins are encoded in a genomic region of Puniceicoccus vermicola:
- a CDS encoding metallophosphoesterase: protein MIQLNPTPEELESTVVPKSPWFDQLVERMGFEAVRERLSREEILRVRMAPDFLHPDGMADRRLPVRGLDLIIKSSLLANRARRNFEDIRILERKWSIPGLSPEMDGYRLLQASDFHLDFDPGLVSRLEKVLRGLEYDVACLTGDFFDLVFEEESMDVPLLEELIALFPKPKFAVLGNHDIVTVARELEKCGVRVLMNESELIGTPESGFWLAGVDDPRQFRAHSFERALMGREEPGPVVMLAHSPEVYEDAADWDVSLMMSGHTHGGQICLPWGLPISNHFKCPRAMISGAWEHRGVQGYTANGCGGCKLPYRLNAPAEITVHTLRCGR, encoded by the coding sequence GTGATTCAGTTAAATCCCACCCCTGAGGAACTGGAATCGACGGTGGTTCCGAAGAGCCCGTGGTTTGACCAATTGGTAGAGCGCATGGGCTTTGAGGCCGTGCGTGAGCGTCTGTCGAGGGAGGAAATTTTGCGAGTTCGCATGGCTCCCGATTTTCTGCACCCCGATGGGATGGCAGATCGCCGATTGCCGGTGCGGGGGTTGGACCTGATTATCAAGAGCTCGCTCCTTGCGAACCGGGCGCGGCGCAATTTTGAAGATATTCGGATTTTGGAGCGGAAATGGAGCATTCCGGGACTCTCCCCGGAGATGGACGGTTACCGCCTGCTCCAGGCGTCGGATTTTCACCTCGATTTTGATCCCGGCCTGGTCTCCCGGTTGGAAAAAGTGCTTCGCGGCCTGGAATACGATGTGGCCTGCCTGACCGGAGATTTCTTCGATTTGGTGTTTGAGGAGGAATCTATGGACGTTCCGTTGCTGGAAGAGCTCATCGCTCTCTTCCCGAAGCCGAAATTCGCCGTTCTGGGGAATCACGACATCGTTACAGTGGCACGAGAGCTGGAAAAGTGCGGCGTGCGGGTGCTGATGAATGAATCTGAGCTCATTGGGACGCCGGAGAGCGGCTTTTGGCTCGCAGGGGTGGATGATCCTCGCCAATTCCGTGCGCATTCCTTTGAGCGGGCTCTGATGGGCCGTGAGGAGCCTGGACCGGTGGTCATGTTGGCCCATTCTCCCGAGGTCTACGAGGACGCGGCAGATTGGGACGTGAGCTTGATGATGAGCGGGCACACGCATGGGGGGCAAATTTGCCTGCCGTGGGGATTGCCGATCTCCAATCATTTCAAATGCCCCCGAGCGATGATTTCCGGAGCTTGGGAGCATCGAGGAGTGCAGGGCTACACCGCCAATGGGTGCGGCGGATGTAAATTACCCTATCGGCTGAACGCGCCGGCCGAGATCACGGTTCACACTTTGCGGTGTGGACGGTAG
- a CDS encoding pyridoxal-phosphate-dependent aminotransferase family protein — protein sequence MSYKLFIPGPIQVSDKTYQAMTTPVVGHRSPDFVALYESVQPGLRKLVGTKDPVFLSTSSAWGVMEGSIRNLTKKKVLNCMCGAFSDKWNNVSKRCGLEAGALSVEWGTHIDPEALRKELSTGEYDVVTLVHNETSTGVMNPLPEIMAVLRDFPEVFSIVDTVSSFTAVPMHKDELGIDVLLTGSQKALAMPPGLALLSVSERAIERSKTVDTRGYYFDFEEFLKNHEKGMTPSTPVIPLIYALRSKIEDIENEGLENRYQRHADLNAMVHQWVEKNGFELLPKPEYASKSLSCVRNTRDLDLAAINKRLKEEFKMVIDIGYGKLKGKTFRISNMGDETEETMRELLDNLDTILSSLS from the coding sequence ATGAGCTATAAACTTTTCATCCCTGGCCCGATTCAGGTCTCCGACAAGACCTATCAGGCAATGACAACTCCGGTCGTCGGCCACCGTAGCCCCGACTTCGTCGCCCTGTACGAATCCGTTCAGCCGGGCCTGCGAAAGCTGGTCGGCACCAAGGATCCCGTGTTTTTGAGCACCAGCAGCGCCTGGGGAGTCATGGAAGGCTCGATTCGCAATTTGACCAAGAAAAAGGTCCTCAACTGCATGTGCGGGGCCTTCTCGGACAAGTGGAACAACGTTTCCAAGCGCTGCGGCCTCGAAGCTGGCGCCCTCTCCGTCGAATGGGGCACGCATATCGATCCGGAAGCTCTCCGCAAGGAGCTCTCCACCGGCGAATATGATGTCGTCACCCTCGTCCACAATGAGACTTCGACCGGCGTCATGAACCCTCTCCCCGAGATCATGGCGGTCCTTCGCGATTTTCCGGAGGTCTTCTCGATCGTCGACACCGTTTCCTCCTTTACGGCCGTCCCGATGCACAAAGATGAGCTCGGCATCGACGTTCTCCTCACGGGCTCCCAGAAAGCGCTGGCAATGCCCCCCGGCCTCGCCCTTCTCTCCGTTTCTGAACGCGCCATCGAGCGGTCCAAGACAGTGGACACCCGCGGCTACTACTTTGACTTCGAGGAATTCCTGAAGAACCACGAAAAAGGAATGACTCCGAGCACTCCAGTGATTCCGCTGATCTACGCTCTTCGTTCGAAGATCGAAGACATCGAGAATGAAGGACTGGAAAACCGCTACCAGCGTCATGCCGATCTCAACGCCATGGTTCACCAATGGGTTGAGAAAAACGGCTTCGAGCTCCTGCCGAAGCCCGAATACGCTTCCAAATCTCTCAGCTGCGTTCGCAACACCCGCGACCTTGATCTCGCCGCCATCAACAAGCGACTCAAGGAGGAGTTCAAGATGGTGATCGACATCGGTTACGGAAAGCTCAAGGGCAAGACCTTCCGCATCTCCAACATGGGGGATGAAACGGAAGAAACCATGCGCGAGCTCCTCGACAACCTCGACACCATTCTTTCCAGCCTTTCCTAA
- a CDS encoding DNA topoisomerase III, with protein sequence MKKLVIAEKPSVAGDLAKVLGRVPKTGDFYENDEWVISSALGHLVELKMPQEIDKAYSKWTLDNLPIIPKTFGTKPVEKTKKKLQELKKLMKRPDVGTIINACDAGREGELIFTLILDQAKVKKDIKRLWMMSMTPDAIRRAFEQLREGDSMQNLQDAARSRQEADWLVGLNATRGATVTFGRRGGTAANVGRVQTPTLAMVCDREKEIRNFVPRSYWEIIADFSLETGTYKGTYQRPGFKKDETNPHDRVSRIWEKPDAERIAEEVRNGGEASVTEKKKRSKQAAPRLYDLTTLQREANNRYGFSAANTLSIAQALYERHKMLTYPRTDSRALPEDYGSSCRDAMAQLPDTYKPHVDYILSENRIDPKDKRVFNNKKISDHFAIIPTDQKPRSLNDAEQKIYDMVVRRFLAVFHPPAEYDVTTRESVVAGHTFRTDGKVLAEPGWLAVYGKSTGAADTIPALPKDQEQPVPAGVDSVEVKEDQTRPPPRYSEATLLSAMENAGKQVEDDDLAEAMRERGLGTPATRAGILDNLVHQKYLEKDGKELLPSPKGEALIDFLRTFDIEHLTSPALTGEWEYRLKQVEEGHLDRKEFMKGIEDITRQITDALKNPPPPIESSLKSITNDENLQETFKAYVSTDTVSVNNRKIPALQVNKVIGNRAITEEEVAELLEKKQIGPLDGFRSKMGKAFSAILKLVQKDNGSWRVELDFGDSGDGEAGEVDISNAEVVGECPICGAPVHEAPNAYICAERAKDRDNCDFQFGRNILGKTIERPVFQKLLTDGKTDLVEGFRSNRTKRKFDAFLVLKEKGKLGFEFPPRPAKKAAKKATKKQAKSS encoded by the coding sequence ATGAAGAAACTTGTAATTGCAGAGAAACCTTCCGTAGCCGGAGACCTGGCCAAGGTCCTCGGACGCGTCCCAAAGACTGGGGACTTTTACGAAAACGACGAATGGGTCATCAGTTCGGCGCTCGGCCACTTGGTCGAGCTGAAGATGCCGCAGGAAATCGACAAGGCCTACAGTAAGTGGACCTTGGACAACCTGCCCATCATTCCGAAGACCTTCGGCACCAAACCCGTTGAGAAGACCAAAAAAAAGCTTCAGGAGCTGAAAAAGCTCATGAAGCGGCCGGACGTCGGCACCATCATCAACGCTTGTGATGCCGGTCGCGAGGGGGAGTTGATCTTTACGCTGATCCTGGATCAGGCGAAGGTCAAAAAAGACATCAAGCGCCTCTGGATGATGTCCATGACTCCCGATGCGATCCGCAGAGCCTTCGAGCAATTGCGAGAGGGTGACAGCATGCAGAACCTGCAGGACGCGGCGCGAAGCCGACAGGAAGCCGATTGGCTCGTCGGCCTCAATGCGACCCGGGGAGCTACCGTCACCTTCGGCCGTCGCGGGGGCACCGCCGCCAACGTCGGGCGAGTCCAGACTCCCACCCTCGCCATGGTCTGCGACCGCGAGAAGGAGATTCGGAACTTTGTTCCCCGATCCTACTGGGAAATCATCGCCGACTTCTCTCTCGAAACCGGCACCTACAAAGGAACTTACCAGCGGCCCGGTTTCAAAAAGGACGAGACCAATCCGCACGACCGGGTATCCCGCATCTGGGAAAAACCCGACGCCGAGCGCATCGCAGAAGAAGTCCGCAACGGCGGCGAAGCATCGGTCACCGAGAAAAAGAAGCGTTCGAAACAGGCCGCTCCTCGCCTCTACGACCTGACGACCCTTCAGCGGGAAGCGAACAATCGCTACGGATTCTCCGCAGCCAACACTCTTTCCATCGCCCAGGCACTCTACGAGCGCCACAAGATGTTGACCTATCCGCGAACGGACTCCCGTGCCCTCCCCGAGGACTATGGAAGTTCTTGCCGCGATGCGATGGCCCAACTGCCGGACACCTACAAACCGCACGTTGACTATATTCTCTCTGAGAACCGGATCGATCCGAAGGACAAACGCGTCTTCAACAACAAGAAGATCAGCGATCACTTTGCGATCATTCCCACCGACCAGAAGCCCCGTTCACTCAACGACGCCGAGCAGAAAATTTACGACATGGTCGTCCGCCGGTTTTTAGCCGTCTTCCACCCTCCCGCCGAGTACGACGTTACCACTCGGGAATCCGTGGTCGCTGGACATACCTTCCGCACCGACGGAAAGGTCCTCGCAGAACCAGGCTGGCTCGCCGTTTACGGAAAGAGCACCGGAGCTGCAGACACCATTCCAGCCTTGCCGAAGGATCAGGAGCAACCCGTTCCTGCCGGAGTCGATTCAGTGGAGGTCAAAGAAGATCAAACCCGTCCGCCGCCCCGCTATTCGGAAGCGACCCTTCTTTCGGCCATGGAAAACGCCGGAAAACAGGTCGAAGACGACGATCTCGCCGAAGCGATGCGTGAACGCGGTTTGGGAACGCCGGCCACGCGTGCTGGAATCCTCGACAACCTAGTCCACCAAAAATACTTGGAGAAGGACGGCAAGGAGCTCCTCCCGTCTCCCAAGGGCGAAGCACTCATCGATTTTCTCCGAACTTTCGACATCGAGCACCTGACCAGCCCCGCCCTCACCGGCGAATGGGAATACCGCCTGAAGCAGGTCGAAGAAGGTCATCTCGATCGCAAGGAGTTCATGAAAGGGATCGAGGATATCACCCGTCAGATCACGGATGCCCTCAAGAACCCTCCGCCTCCGATCGAATCGTCGCTCAAGTCGATCACCAACGACGAAAATCTTCAAGAGACCTTCAAAGCCTACGTTTCCACCGACACCGTCTCGGTCAACAACCGGAAGATTCCGGCCCTACAGGTCAACAAGGTCATCGGAAACCGGGCGATCACTGAGGAGGAAGTCGCAGAACTTTTGGAGAAGAAGCAAATCGGCCCTCTCGACGGTTTCCGCTCGAAAATGGGCAAGGCCTTTTCCGCGATCTTGAAGCTGGTCCAGAAAGACAACGGCTCCTGGCGCGTCGAACTCGATTTCGGGGATTCCGGAGACGGAGAAGCTGGCGAAGTGGACATCAGCAACGCCGAGGTCGTCGGCGAATGTCCGATCTGCGGCGCCCCGGTTCACGAGGCACCCAACGCCTATATTTGCGCAGAACGTGCAAAAGACCGGGATAATTGTGATTTCCAATTTGGACGCAATATCCTCGGTAAAACGATCGAACGCCCGGTTTTCCAAAAGCTTCTTACCGATGGAAAGACCGATTTGGTCGAAGGATTCCGGTCCAATCGAACCAAACGGAAATTCGACGCATTTTTGGTCCTGAAAGAAAAAGGCAAACTCGGTTTCGAGTTCCCGCCCCGCCCGGCCAAGAAAGCCGCCAAAAAAGCGACCAAGAAGCAGGCGAAGAGCTCTTAA
- a CDS encoding transposase — protein sequence MGRRRHRISDQLAYYHLMSRTVNGEALFGDREREVLRKMIWQVAEFSGVRVVTYAVMKNHFHILVEVPPAGTEVSDAELVRRYRKLYPKPTPWNPMPAEVLEGHLKDNFLDGRELRKELTRRMHDVSEFMRTLKLRYTLWFNRSRDRFGPLWSARFKSVLVEGDRWALRTVAAYIDLNAVRAGLVSDPKDYRFCGYAEALGGGRLARAGLSVVDKDLAGYRQTLYGAGDGEKEGKASISHEDAVRVLREEKGKLPLSVVLRCRVRYFSDGMVLGSEDFVREFLKDEPDGKRARRPHPLRGSDWQGLSVGTGLRKSIFG from the coding sequence ATGGGCAGGCGTAGGCATCGTATTTCGGATCAATTGGCATATTACCATCTGATGAGTCGGACGGTGAATGGGGAGGCTCTCTTTGGTGACCGGGAGAGGGAGGTGTTGCGGAAGATGATCTGGCAGGTTGCTGAGTTTTCTGGGGTTCGGGTGGTTACTTATGCGGTCATGAAGAACCATTTCCATATTTTGGTGGAGGTGCCACCGGCAGGGACTGAGGTTTCGGATGCGGAGTTGGTTCGTCGGTATCGGAAATTGTATCCTAAGCCTACGCCTTGGAATCCGATGCCCGCGGAGGTTTTGGAGGGGCATTTGAAGGATAACTTTCTTGATGGGAGGGAGTTGCGGAAGGAACTTACACGTCGGATGCATGATGTTTCGGAGTTTATGCGGACTCTGAAGCTTCGGTATACGCTTTGGTTCAACCGCTCACGAGATCGGTTTGGGCCGCTTTGGTCGGCTCGATTTAAGAGTGTTTTGGTAGAAGGTGACCGTTGGGCACTTAGAACGGTAGCGGCCTATATTGACTTAAATGCGGTTCGAGCGGGGTTGGTATCAGATCCTAAGGATTATCGGTTTTGCGGGTATGCCGAGGCTCTTGGGGGTGGGCGACTGGCTCGGGCTGGGCTCTCTGTTGTGGATAAGGACCTGGCTGGTTATCGGCAGACTTTGTATGGGGCTGGCGATGGTGAGAAAGAGGGGAAAGCGTCTATTTCTCACGAAGATGCGGTTCGGGTTTTGCGGGAGGAGAAGGGGAAGTTGCCCCTTTCTGTGGTGTTGCGGTGCCGGGTGCGTTATTTTTCGGACGGGATGGTGCTGGGATCAGAGGATTTTGTGCGGGAGTTCCTGAAGGATGAGCCGGATGGGAAGCGGGCGCGAAGACCTCATCCGCTGCGGGGAAGTGACTGGCAGGGGCTATCGGTCGGCACTGGACTTCGGAAAAGTATATTTGGGTAG
- the mgrA gene encoding L-glyceraldehyde 3-phosphate reductase — MSYTPKKDRYESVPYERCGRSGLKLPKISLGLWHNFGDVDNFENARSMIQCAFDHGITHFDLANNYGPSAGSAERNFGKILSTDLAGYRDELIISTKAGYHMWEGPYGDWGSRKYLLSSLDQSLLRMGVDYVDIFYSHRPDPETPMEETMGALDQAVRSGKALYAGISSYNPEQTRLAARILRDLGTPCIIHQPSYSILNRWVEDGLLDALEEEGIGGIAFCPLAQGMLTDRYLEGVPEDSRAANPNGFLKSGAVKENIETIRKLAKIAERRGQSLAQMALSWVLRQPGITSALIGASRTDQILDNLGAAKAPPFSEDELHDIDEACGVKR; from the coding sequence ATGTCTTATACCCCGAAAAAAGACCGTTACGAATCGGTTCCTTACGAACGCTGTGGACGAAGTGGCCTGAAGCTTCCGAAAATTTCTCTTGGACTCTGGCACAACTTTGGAGATGTCGACAATTTCGAAAACGCCCGGAGTATGATCCAGTGTGCGTTTGATCACGGAATCACACATTTTGACCTCGCGAACAATTACGGACCGTCCGCTGGTTCGGCTGAGCGGAATTTTGGCAAAATCCTCTCCACCGATCTAGCAGGATATCGCGATGAGCTGATCATCTCCACCAAAGCTGGCTATCACATGTGGGAGGGCCCCTATGGCGATTGGGGCTCTCGCAAGTATTTACTGTCCAGCCTCGATCAAAGTCTCCTGCGGATGGGAGTCGACTACGTCGATATTTTCTATTCCCATCGCCCCGACCCAGAAACCCCCATGGAGGAGACGATGGGAGCTCTAGACCAAGCGGTTCGCTCCGGGAAAGCCCTCTACGCGGGGATTTCATCCTACAACCCGGAGCAGACTCGATTGGCTGCCAGAATACTGAGAGATTTGGGGACACCCTGCATCATCCATCAGCCCTCTTACAGCATTCTCAATCGATGGGTTGAGGACGGTTTGCTGGACGCTTTAGAGGAAGAGGGAATTGGGGGAATCGCGTTTTGCCCCCTCGCGCAAGGCATGTTGACCGACCGCTATCTCGAAGGGGTTCCTGAAGATTCCCGAGCTGCAAATCCGAACGGATTTTTAAAGTCAGGAGCTGTTAAGGAAAATATAGAAACGATTCGAAAGCTGGCTAAAATAGCAGAAAGGAGAGGGCAGTCTCTTGCGCAAATGGCTCTTTCTTGGGTATTGCGGCAGCCGGGAATTACTTCTGCTTTAATTGGCGCCAGTAGGACAGATCAAATCCTCGACAACCTTGGAGCCGCGAAAGCGCCTCCGTTTTCTGAAGACGAGCTCCATGACATCGATGAAGCTTGTGGAGTGAAGCGTTAG
- a CDS encoding glutaredoxin family protein: protein MKERPILYIKAGCPWCQEAQTFFNQHGVDVDILDVNRDKSAMNRMVEISGQTKTPTFEFRDFIVADFDTDEFMAELDEFPEIRIQLGIGDDED, encoded by the coding sequence ATGAAAGAACGGCCCATTCTCTACATCAAAGCTGGTTGCCCTTGGTGCCAGGAAGCCCAAACGTTTTTCAATCAGCATGGCGTCGATGTCGACATCCTGGATGTCAATCGGGATAAGTCCGCAATGAACCGCATGGTCGAGATCAGCGGGCAGACCAAGACCCCCACCTTTGAATTCCGCGACTTCATCGTTGCCGATTTCGACACCGACGAGTTTATGGCCGAGCTGGACGAATTCCCGGAAATCCGGATTCAACTCGGCATCGGAGACGACGAAGACTGA
- the panD gene encoding aspartate 1-decarboxylase, with protein MRIHLMKSKILRCKVTDSALHYEGSLEIDAALMERVGLLRYEKILVGNIDNGERFETYAIPAESGSGRISLNGAAAHKGKLGDRLVIISFAEVEADEAASFKPKTITMGEDNFTVIKSTNT; from the coding sequence ATGCGAATTCACTTAATGAAATCGAAAATTCTTCGGTGCAAGGTCACCGACTCGGCTCTTCACTACGAAGGCAGCCTAGAGATCGATGCAGCTCTCATGGAGCGCGTGGGACTCCTGCGCTATGAGAAGATTCTAGTGGGGAACATTGACAACGGAGAGCGATTCGAAACCTATGCCATTCCCGCCGAGAGCGGATCCGGGCGCATCTCCCTGAACGGGGCCGCCGCCCACAAAGGCAAGCTGGGTGATCGACTCGTCATCATTTCTTTTGCGGAAGTGGAGGCCGATGAGGCCGCCTCATTCAAGCCCAAGACGATCACCATGGGCGAAGACAACTTCACCGTGATCAAATCTACGAACACATGA
- a CDS encoding hydantoinase B/oxoprolinase family protein: MTGIWKISADTGGTFTDIVAWSPSGKRMESKVLSTGNLRIRCLEFFENGRISVDARDLPDGFLDGFDLGEGRIVRELREGVLSHSGKAIPQGAYLEVETGLSAPVLGAHRVTETPLQKSLPPMLLRVATTRGTNALLEGKGAKVALVVSDGWKDLLRIGDQTRPDLFLRPIPERRVLFHSVESVAVRFDRQGNGPELSQISEVGLSDAEVAVVSLCNGYLNSKSEVEIAEELEARTGVRAIAASSISSLPGYLRRTETAVVEGYLSPIMDRYLDGIARSEGVDGLEVMTSSGGIVPREQFRAVDSLLSGPAGGMVGAVAAAQRAEIGPFLAFDMGGTSTDVSRFDGDLAYRSELTVGDARIYSEALRIDTVAAGGGSICDFDGFGFTVGPDSAGAEPGPACYGRGGPLTLTDVHLLLGRIDPDRFRFPLDSNAAEEAFTALLEKVGRAEAESDERLRILEGFRSIANERMAGALRGISIRDGMDPENFALLSFGGGGGLHACALADRLGMNRILQPGSAGILSAEGLSLARPERMERRPVMRPLKDFEEDASDCFSDLDRLALDTFEVDPHEALEWKREAFIRLTGQESTLVCEWEEGVDLEESFHRQFEEIFGFRQSDVPLEVASIRVRVRVEEENSSVENFPEGESLERNDGAFLDGDALEVGTHGVGPCVISQRFGTLVVEKGWRFRVGEAGSIRLDRDLSQELSRVDESSVEEVEHELFRNRFAAVVDSMGEMLRRTALSVNIRERLDFSCALLDGEGYLAVNAPHIPVHLGAMGHCVRSVSAALDWRSDDIAVTNHPGFGGSHLPDVTVLAPVFAGSDHPVAFLAVRAHHAEIGGIRAGSMPADAHSLAEEGVVLEPFHLIRKGEDHFGKLRDILSGKTGQPFPSRSPEINHADILSQVAAIREGTRMVEELVEEVGAQKVTHFLARILQQSEAWMRETLSALSQEVFRSKAEVFLDGGECIQVAARRDSEGRVVVDAAGTDSGKGSFQCPIGVSLSAVLYVCRLLVDRDVPLNEGLLRAIEIQIPEGCLLSASFGEKDPDNMPPVVAGNVEVSQRFVEALIRLFQIEADSQGTMNNVIFGNQQFSHYETIAGGSGASMRGPGRSAVQVHMTNTAITDPEILEHRFPVRVESFRIRPSSGGEGANRGGCGVIREYFFEETVELSLLTQHRTHGPEGVDGGGSGAIGRQVLIHPDGKEEILPYGCTVEAIAGSSLRVETPGGGGWGKQG, encoded by the coding sequence ATGACAGGAATTTGGAAAATCTCGGCCGATACCGGAGGGACTTTTACGGATATTGTCGCCTGGAGCCCATCCGGCAAGAGGATGGAATCGAAGGTGTTGTCGACCGGGAATCTTCGGATTCGCTGTCTCGAATTTTTCGAAAATGGCCGAATTTCGGTCGATGCGCGGGATTTGCCGGACGGATTCCTTGATGGATTTGACTTGGGCGAAGGGCGCATCGTGCGGGAATTGCGGGAAGGAGTTTTATCCCATTCGGGAAAAGCGATCCCCCAAGGGGCTTACTTGGAGGTCGAGACCGGTCTTTCCGCACCGGTTTTAGGAGCTCATCGGGTGACTGAGACTCCGCTTCAGAAATCGCTCCCTCCGATGTTGTTGCGGGTTGCTACGACTCGAGGGACGAATGCTCTTCTTGAGGGCAAAGGGGCCAAGGTAGCGCTGGTCGTCAGTGACGGGTGGAAGGATCTTCTCCGAATTGGGGATCAGACTCGCCCAGACCTTTTTCTCCGACCGATTCCGGAAAGGCGTGTTCTTTTCCACTCGGTCGAGTCGGTCGCCGTCCGCTTCGACCGGCAGGGGAATGGTCCCGAGCTTTCTCAGATCTCGGAGGTTGGGCTTAGCGATGCGGAGGTTGCGGTGGTATCGCTCTGCAATGGATATCTGAATTCGAAGTCCGAAGTAGAAATCGCGGAGGAATTGGAGGCCCGGACGGGCGTGCGGGCGATCGCGGCTTCGTCCATCAGTTCGCTTCCCGGATATTTGCGGCGGACAGAGACGGCTGTGGTGGAGGGATATTTGTCTCCCATCATGGATCGTTATCTCGACGGGATCGCTCGTTCGGAGGGTGTGGATGGTCTCGAGGTGATGACAAGTTCAGGAGGAATTGTCCCGCGAGAGCAATTCCGTGCGGTCGATTCGCTCCTGAGCGGACCGGCGGGAGGAATGGTCGGAGCGGTTGCGGCAGCGCAACGTGCCGAAATCGGGCCGTTTTTGGCCTTCGACATGGGAGGGACGAGTACCGATGTATCCCGTTTCGATGGTGACCTTGCCTATCGTTCGGAGTTAACCGTAGGCGATGCCCGGATTTATTCCGAAGCTCTCCGGATTGATACGGTCGCAGCAGGAGGAGGCTCGATCTGCGATTTTGATGGCTTTGGTTTTACTGTGGGGCCAGACAGTGCAGGAGCCGAACCCGGACCTGCTTGCTATGGGAGAGGTGGACCGTTGACACTCACTGATGTCCATTTGCTGCTGGGGCGGATCGATCCGGATCGTTTTCGTTTTCCTTTGGATTCCAACGCCGCTGAGGAGGCCTTTACCGCACTTCTCGAAAAGGTCGGGAGGGCCGAGGCAGAGAGCGATGAAAGGTTACGAATTTTGGAGGGATTCCGGTCGATTGCCAATGAAAGGATGGCCGGCGCCCTGCGGGGGATTTCGATTCGGGATGGTATGGATCCGGAAAACTTTGCCCTGCTATCCTTTGGAGGCGGTGGCGGGTTGCACGCCTGCGCCTTGGCGGACCGTTTAGGGATGAATCGCATACTGCAGCCGGGAAGTGCGGGGATTCTTAGCGCGGAGGGGCTATCACTGGCCAGGCCTGAGCGGATGGAGCGGCGTCCGGTAATGCGGCCTTTGAAGGATTTTGAGGAGGATGCATCGGATTGTTTTTCTGACTTGGATCGACTTGCGCTGGATACGTTCGAGGTCGATCCCCATGAAGCGCTAGAGTGGAAACGGGAAGCATTCATTCGATTAACCGGGCAGGAATCGACGCTTGTCTGCGAGTGGGAAGAAGGAGTGGACCTGGAAGAAAGTTTTCACCGTCAGTTTGAAGAAATATTTGGATTCCGGCAGAGTGATGTCCCCTTGGAGGTCGCCTCCATTCGCGTTCGTGTCCGAGTGGAGGAAGAGAATTCGTCCGTGGAAAATTTTCCCGAAGGAGAGTCCTTGGAAAGGAATGACGGGGCATTTCTGGATGGAGACGCGTTGGAGGTCGGAACCCACGGTGTTGGTCCTTGCGTGATCTCCCAGCGGTTTGGAACTCTGGTTGTGGAAAAGGGCTGGCGATTCAGAGTTGGAGAGGCTGGGTCGATTCGCCTCGACCGAGACCTTTCCCAGGAACTATCGAGAGTCGATGAATCGAGCGTGGAGGAGGTGGAGCACGAACTGTTTCGCAATCGCTTTGCGGCCGTAGTCGATTCCATGGGGGAGATGCTCCGCAGGACCGCTCTCAGCGTCAACATTCGGGAACGGCTCGATTTCTCCTGTGCTCTTCTCGATGGGGAAGGATATCTAGCTGTGAACGCACCTCATATTCCCGTTCATCTCGGGGCGATGGGGCATTGCGTTCGCTCGGTTTCGGCCGCTTTGGATTGGAGGTCCGACGACATTGCAGTAACCAATCACCCAGGCTTTGGAGGTTCCCATCTGCCGGACGTAACCGTTCTGGCTCCTGTTTTTGCTGGATCAGATCATCCGGTTGCCTTCCTGGCGGTGCGAGCACACCATGCGGAAATCGGAGGGATCCGAGCCGGATCGATGCCCGCGGATGCCCATTCGTTGGCCGAGGAAGGAGTCGTTCTCGAGCCGTTTCACTTGATCCGGAAGGGAGAAGATCACTTTGGGAAGCTTCGAGACATTCTCTCGGGAAAGACCGGTCAGCCATTCCCTTCGCGTTCTCCCGAAATTAATCATGCGGATATCCTGAGCCAAGTTGCCGCGATCCGGGAGGGAACTCGAATGGTGGAGGAATTGGTGGAGGAAGTCGGGGCGCAGAAAGTGACGCATTTCCTTGCCCGAATTTTGCAGCAGTCGGAGGCCTGGATGCGGGAAACTCTGTCGGCATTGTCGCAGGAAGTTTTCCGATCAAAAGCAGAGGTCTTCCTGGATGGCGGCGAGTGCATTCAGGTTGCAGCCCGGCGGGATTCGGAGGGACGAGTCGTGGTGGATGCGGCTGGGACTGATTCTGGAAAAGGATCGTTCCAATGTCCCATCGGAGTTTCCCTGAGTGCGGTTCTGTATGTCTGCCGGTTACTTGTCGATCGGGACGTGCCTTTGAATGAAGGGCTCTTGAGGGCGATTGAGATTCAGATTCCAGAAGGTTGTTTACTCTCCGCCTCATTTGGAGAGAAAGATCCCGATAACATGCCGCCCGTAGTCGCTGGCAATGTGGAAGTGAGTCAGCGCTTTGTGGAAGCATTGATTCGACTCTTCCAGATCGAAGCGGACAGCCAAGGAACGATGAATAATGTCATCTTCGGCAATCAACAGTTTTCCCATTACGAAACGATTGCCGGGGGGAGTGGCGCCTCTATGCGAGGACCGGGAAGATCGGCGGTCCAGGTTCACATGACGAATACTGCCATCACCGATCCGGAGATTCTCGAGCATCGTTTCCCGGTACGCGTAGAGAGCTTTCGGATTCGTCCGAGTTCTGGAGGTGAAGGAGCAAATCGAGGAGGGTGCGGGGTCATTCGAGAGTATTTCTTTGAAGAAACGGTGGAGTTGTCTCTCCTTACCCAACATCGAACCCATGGCCCGGAAGGCGTGGATGGAGGCGGTTCTGGAGCTATTGGGAGGCAGGTATTGATTCATCCGGATGGCAAAGAGGAAATTCTTCCCTATGGCTGCACCGTCGAAGCAATAGCTGGCAGTTCTCTACGAGTAGAGACTCCGGGAGGAGGAGGTTGGGGGAAGCAGGGTTAA